A region from the uncultured Stenotrophomonas sp. genome encodes:
- a CDS encoding putative secreted peptidyl prolyl cis-trans isomerase, cyclophilin type (Evidence 3 : Function proposed based on presence of conserved amino acid motif, structural feature or limited homology), whose product MTLRPHLLALALLLSPLPLLAADAPAKYRSAQEIIDAAPDGDWHTPAAENLLYMELDGGRVIIELAPQFAPEHAGNIRTLAREGFWDGTSIYRSQDNFVVQFGDADGEEAGKAKPLGSAKTHLPAEFQRAAAGLDFTTLPDRDGWAAKTGFVGDFAVAGDGEHAWLAHCYGTVGAGRNNADDSSIGAELYVVTGQSPRQLDNNITVVGRVLEGMELLSTIKRGPPPMGFYDDAAQRTPIRAIHLASELPAGERVPLQVLRTDSKSFADAVEARRNRVDGFYKRAAGHIDLCNIPLPVRVLPN is encoded by the coding sequence ATGACGCTCCGCCCACACCTGCTCGCCCTCGCCCTGCTGCTGTCGCCGCTGCCGCTGCTGGCCGCCGACGCCCCCGCCAAGTACCGCAGCGCGCAGGAAATAATCGACGCCGCGCCGGATGGCGACTGGCACACCCCGGCCGCCGAGAACCTGCTGTACATGGAGCTGGACGGCGGCCGCGTCATCATCGAGCTGGCCCCGCAGTTCGCGCCCGAGCATGCCGGCAACATCCGCACGCTGGCACGCGAGGGCTTCTGGGACGGCACCAGCATCTACCGCTCGCAGGACAATTTCGTGGTCCAGTTCGGTGATGCCGATGGCGAAGAAGCCGGCAAGGCCAAGCCACTGGGCAGCGCGAAGACCCACCTGCCGGCCGAGTTCCAGCGCGCGGCCGCCGGGCTGGATTTCACCACCCTGCCCGACCGCGACGGCTGGGCCGCGAAGACCGGCTTCGTCGGCGACTTCGCCGTGGCCGGCGATGGCGAACACGCCTGGTTGGCGCACTGCTACGGCACCGTCGGCGCCGGCCGCAACAACGCCGACGACAGCAGCATCGGCGCCGAGCTGTACGTCGTCACCGGGCAGTCGCCGCGCCAGCTCGACAACAACATCACCGTGGTCGGGCGCGTGCTCGAGGGCATGGAACTGCTGAGCACGATCAAGCGCGGGCCGCCGCCGATGGGCTTCTACGACGATGCCGCACAGCGCACGCCGATCCGCGCCATCCACCTGGCCAGCGAACTGCCGGCCGGCGAACGCGTGCCGCTGCAGGTGCTGCGCACCGACTCGAAGAGCTTCGCCGACGCGGTGGAAGCGCGTCGCAACCGCGTGGACGGCTTCTACAAGCGCGCGGCCGGGCACATCGACCTGTGCAACATCCCGCTGCCGGTGCGGGTGCTGCCCAACTGA
- a CDS encoding conserved hypothetical protein (Evidence 4 : Homologs of previously reported genes of unknown function) yields MQEKHYDAAYFQRWYRHGDIGGAARLARKVQLAVATAEYYLERPVRSVLDIGCGEGAWRAPLLKLRPKLRYMGFDGSEYAVQRYGRTRNLHLARFGDFQWLRPCAPVDLLVCSDVMHYVPDRELRRGLEGLAELCGGVAFLETFTTEDDFHGDHEGFQPRPARWYRRRLQAAGFRATGSHCWLGPAFDDDVAALEGNAIP; encoded by the coding sequence ATGCAGGAAAAACACTACGACGCCGCCTACTTCCAGCGCTGGTACCGGCACGGCGACATCGGCGGCGCGGCGCGGCTGGCGCGCAAGGTGCAGCTGGCCGTGGCGACGGCCGAGTACTACCTCGAACGCCCGGTCCGCAGCGTGCTGGACATCGGCTGCGGCGAAGGCGCATGGCGCGCGCCGCTGCTGAAACTGCGGCCGAAGCTGCGCTACATGGGCTTCGACGGCAGCGAATACGCGGTGCAGCGCTACGGCCGCACGCGCAACCTGCACCTGGCCCGCTTCGGCGATTTCCAGTGGCTGCGCCCGTGCGCGCCGGTGGACCTGCTGGTGTGTTCGGACGTGATGCACTACGTGCCCGACCGCGAGCTGCGGCGTGGGCTGGAAGGGCTGGCCGAGCTGTGCGGCGGCGTGGCCTTCCTGGAAACCTTCACCACCGAGGACGACTTCCACGGCGACCACGAGGGCTTCCAGCCGCGCCCCGCGCGCTGGTACCGGCGTCGGCTGCAGGCCGCCGGCTTCCGCGCCACCGGCTCGCACTGCTGGCTGGGGCCGGCATTCGACGACGATGTGGCCGCGCTGGAAGGCAACGCAATTCCGTAG
- a CDS encoding conserved membrane hypothetical protein (Evidence 4 : Homologs of previously reported genes of unknown function) has translation MQSYFWVKTLHIVFVVAWMAAVFYLPRILVNIAEAAGQAQVAERLQLMGRRLYRFGHVMFGIAFLLGLVLWLGYRVLPDFPTMVAQGSGWLHAKLTLVVLLFVYYIVSGRWLKGAASGRALPSSRALRWFNELPLLLFIAVVWLVIAKPF, from the coding sequence ATGCAGTCTTATTTCTGGGTAAAGACCTTACACATCGTGTTCGTGGTGGCATGGATGGCAGCGGTGTTCTACCTGCCGCGCATTCTGGTCAACATCGCCGAAGCCGCCGGACAGGCGCAGGTGGCCGAGCGGCTGCAACTGATGGGGCGGCGGCTGTACCGCTTCGGCCACGTGATGTTCGGTATCGCATTCCTGCTGGGGCTGGTGCTGTGGCTGGGCTACCGGGTGCTGCCGGATTTCCCGACGATGGTGGCGCAAGGCTCCGGCTGGCTGCATGCCAAGCTGACGCTGGTGGTGCTGCTGTTCGTCTATTACATCGTCAGCGGGCGCTGGCTGAAGGGGGCGGCCAGCGGCCGTGCGCTGCCATCCTCGCGCGCGCTGCGCTGGTTCAACGAACTGCCGCTGCTGCTGTTCATCGCGGTGGTGTGGCTGGTGATCGCCAAGCCGTTCTGA
- a CDS encoding conserved hypothetical protein (Evidence 4 : Homologs of previously reported genes of unknown function): MSLLRIRITGSADDALAVSDLLHGLEGIEHVEETDDLMTHMDDEDSSSAGLSDDIGPGIHELEVEVGNPATAQKARQAVERLAQERGLVIEYEHDEG; the protein is encoded by the coding sequence ATGTCCCTGCTGCGCATCCGCATCACCGGCAGCGCCGACGATGCGCTGGCCGTGAGCGACCTGCTGCACGGTCTGGAAGGCATCGAGCACGTCGAGGAAACCGACGACCTGATGACCCACATGGACGACGAGGATTCCAGCTCGGCGGGCCTGTCCGACGATATCGGCCCGGGCATCCACGAACTGGAAGTCGAGGTCGGCAACCCCGCCACCGCGCAGAAGGCGCGGCAGGCCGTGGAACGGCTGGCGCAGGAACGCGGGCTGGTCATCGAATACGAACACGACGAGGGCTGA
- the phaZ gene encoding Poly(3-hydroxybutyrate) depolymerase has product MLYQLHELTRNLMAPWVHQAQANAAFFNNPGHWWSSMPGADRLAAMNELFHRLGKDYEKPEWDIHELELDGEVVPVAQLTELEKPFCRLLRFKRHSNDSARVEELLAQPAVLVVAPLSGHHATLLRDTVRTLLQDHRVYVTDWIDARMVPAEAGEFGLDDYVEYVQEFIRHLGADTLHVVSVCHVISVCQPTVPVLGAVSLMASRGEPTPRSLVMMGGPIDARCSPTAVNNLATRNPLSWFENNVIHSVPAPYPGQGRRVYPGFLQHAGFVTMNPSRHLMSHWDFYTDLVKGDLDDANAHRRFYDEYNAVLDMPAEFYLDTIRVVFQEFLLPRGQWHVRGERVDPSAIRDTALLSIEGELDDIAGLGQTEAAQALCTGIPAARRSHFIVEGAGHYGIFSGRRWREVVYPKVRDFFHAQSQAAPAKKGRKAAAGNVTPLRRRAQR; this is encoded by the coding sequence ATGCTCTATCAACTGCATGAACTGACCCGCAACCTGATGGCCCCGTGGGTGCACCAGGCGCAAGCCAACGCGGCGTTCTTCAACAACCCCGGGCACTGGTGGTCGTCGATGCCGGGCGCGGACCGGCTGGCGGCGATGAACGAGCTGTTCCATCGCCTCGGCAAGGACTACGAAAAGCCCGAGTGGGACATCCACGAGCTGGAGCTGGATGGCGAAGTCGTCCCCGTCGCCCAGCTCACCGAGCTGGAAAAACCGTTCTGCAGGCTGCTGCGCTTCAAGCGCCACAGCAACGACAGCGCGCGCGTGGAGGAACTGCTGGCGCAGCCGGCGGTACTGGTAGTGGCGCCGCTGTCCGGCCACCATGCCACGCTGCTGCGCGACACCGTGCGCACCTTGCTGCAGGATCACCGCGTCTACGTCACCGACTGGATCGACGCGCGCATGGTGCCGGCTGAAGCCGGCGAGTTCGGGCTCGACGACTACGTCGAGTACGTGCAGGAATTCATCCGCCACCTCGGCGCCGACACGCTGCACGTGGTCAGCGTCTGCCACGTCATATCGGTATGCCAGCCCACCGTGCCGGTGCTGGGCGCGGTGTCGCTGATGGCCAGCCGCGGCGAGCCCACGCCGCGTTCACTGGTGATGATGGGCGGGCCGATCGACGCCCGCTGCAGCCCCACCGCGGTCAACAACCTGGCCACGCGCAACCCGCTGTCGTGGTTCGAGAACAACGTCATCCACAGCGTGCCCGCGCCCTACCCCGGCCAGGGCCGCCGCGTGTACCCAGGCTTCCTGCAGCACGCCGGCTTCGTGACCATGAACCCCAGCCGCCACCTGATGTCGCACTGGGACTTCTACACCGACCTGGTCAAGGGCGACCTCGACGACGCCAACGCCCACCGCCGCTTCTATGACGAATACAACGCGGTGCTGGACATGCCCGCCGAGTTCTACCTGGACACCATCCGCGTGGTGTTCCAGGAATTCCTGCTGCCGCGTGGGCAGTGGCACGTGCGTGGCGAGCGCGTGGACCCGTCGGCGATCCGCGACACCGCGCTGCTGAGCATCGAGGGCGAGCTGGACGACATCGCCGGCCTTGGCCAGACCGAGGCCGCGCAGGCGTTGTGTACCGGCATCCCGGCCGCGCGCCGCAGCCACTTCATCGTCGAAGGCGCCGGCCACTACGGCATCTTCAGCGGCCGCCGCTGGCGCGAGGTGGTGTACCCGAAGGTGCGCGACTTCTTCCATGCGCAGTCACAGGCGGCGCCAGCGAAGAAGGGCCGCAAGGCCGCCGCCGGCAACGTCACCCCGCTGCGCCGCCGCGCCCAGCGCTGA
- a CDS encoding putative transmembrane protein (Evidence 3 : Function proposed based on presence of conserved amino acid motif, structural feature or limited homology), with the protein MNNDIHARPLPTTIPGYLEQLRAALAGADPAMIQDALYDAEEYLRSELAEQSGKSEAEVIAGVAGSYGAPEEVAEIYRETEVTVNRALRAPGPVARPAPVAPALAATAAAGAAMPVRPRSWLARFFGVALEPHTYGALFYMLLSLATGTFFFSWVVTGLSLSVSLLILIIGIPVLLLFLGSVRVLSLVEGRIIETMLGVRMPRRPAYTDRSQGWLARIGAMFADGRTWLTMLYFLLMLPLGVAYFSIATTLLSLSLALVFAPLAELLFDQPVGIWIDGVNVASTLWLWPLTVLVGVLLLFATLHLARGIGRLHGAVAKHLLVRL; encoded by the coding sequence ATGAACAACGACATCCATGCGCGGCCACTGCCGACCACGATTCCCGGGTATCTGGAACAACTGCGCGCGGCGCTGGCCGGTGCCGACCCGGCGATGATCCAGGACGCGCTGTACGACGCCGAGGAATACCTGCGCTCGGAGTTGGCCGAGCAGTCCGGCAAGAGCGAGGCCGAGGTGATCGCCGGCGTGGCCGGCAGTTATGGTGCGCCGGAGGAAGTGGCCGAGATCTACCGCGAGACCGAGGTGACCGTGAACCGCGCGCTGCGCGCACCCGGCCCGGTGGCACGGCCGGCCCCGGTTGCCCCGGCGCTGGCGGCAACAGCGGCGGCCGGCGCTGCAATGCCGGTGAGGCCGCGGTCGTGGCTGGCACGCTTCTTCGGCGTGGCGCTGGAGCCGCACACCTATGGCGCGCTGTTCTACATGCTGCTGTCGCTGGCCACCGGCACGTTCTTCTTCAGCTGGGTGGTGACCGGGCTGTCGCTGTCGGTGTCGCTGCTGATCCTGATCATCGGCATCCCGGTGCTGCTGCTGTTCCTCGGCTCGGTGCGGGTGCTGTCGCTGGTGGAAGGCCGCATTATCGAGACCATGCTCGGTGTGCGCATGCCGCGGCGGCCGGCCTACACCGACAGGAGCCAAGGCTGGCTGGCGCGGATCGGGGCGATGTTCGCCGATGGCCGCACCTGGCTGACGATGCTGTATTTCCTGCTGATGCTGCCGCTGGGCGTGGCCTATTTCAGCATTGCCACCACCCTGCTGTCGTTGTCGCTGGCCCTGGTCTTCGCGCCGCTGGCGGAGCTGCTGTTCGACCAGCCGGTCGGCATCTGGATCGACGGCGTGAACGTGGCCAGCACGCTCTGGCTGTGGCCGCTGACGGTGCTGGTGGGTGTGCTGCTGCTGTTCGCCACCCTGCACCTGGCGCGCGGCATCGGCCGACTGCACGGCGCGGTGGCCAAGCACCTGCTGGTGCGGCTGTAA
- a CDS encoding Transcriptional regulator, PadR-like family, with product MSDPDVHLRKFQKELSTGTVSLALLAVLAKAPEPMYGYLIAKELERVGDGVLSGKQSALYPVLRNLEGAGLLESHVEPSVAGPPRRYYRINDDGRAALRQWIAAWTATRDSVESVLEGIN from the coding sequence ATGTCAGACCCCGACGTCCATCTGCGCAAGTTCCAGAAGGAGCTGAGTACCGGCACGGTGTCGCTGGCGCTGCTGGCGGTGCTGGCCAAGGCGCCGGAGCCGATGTACGGCTACCTGATCGCCAAGGAGCTGGAGCGTGTCGGCGACGGCGTGCTCAGCGGCAAGCAGAGCGCGCTGTACCCGGTGCTGCGCAACCTGGAAGGCGCCGGCCTGCTGGAAAGCCATGTGGAGCCGTCGGTGGCCGGGCCGCCGCGGCGCTACTACCGCATCAACGACGATGGTCGCGCCGCGCTGCGGCAGTGGATCGCGGCCTGGACTGCCACCCGTGACTCGGTCGAGTCGGTATTGGAGGGAATCAACTGA